In Leptospira sp. WS58.C1, a single genomic region encodes these proteins:
- a CDS encoding tetratricopeptide repeat protein — MREVFRIILLSLYFLSFVNIYSESGETNYFQIRELINRNKITEAQEALKPLIETDPDNPTLNLYQTEIWIIQGEENYHTGNLKTAYEYFTKAQATWASHPTVRSRIAELQGKKLVDRPTNTSKKRVGQSFPEVQNKNTLIVLADPEIIELTNQLKNSLRSRITELEQNTVGFNTKTEFLNGSQKWVLSLLGISLLTNLLLSVLSFRKR, encoded by the coding sequence ATGCGAGAAGTATTCAGAATAATTCTTTTAAGCCTGTATTTTTTATCATTTGTTAATATTTATTCAGAATCGGGAGAAACAAATTACTTTCAGATACGAGAACTAATCAATCGAAACAAGATAACAGAAGCCCAAGAAGCTTTGAAGCCCTTAATAGAGACAGATCCAGATAATCCTACACTTAACCTTTATCAAACTGAGATCTGGATCATTCAGGGTGAAGAAAACTACCATACCGGAAATTTAAAAACTGCATATGAATACTTTACAAAGGCCCAAGCTACATGGGCAAGTCATCCTACTGTCAGAAGTAGAATAGCTGAGCTACAAGGAAAGAAGCTTGTAGATCGACCTACAAATACATCAAAGAAAAGAGTTGGACAGTCCTTCCCGGAAGTTCAAAATAAAAATACCCTAATTGTTTTAGCAGATCCAGAAATTATTGAATTAACAAATCAACTTAAAAACAGTCTGAGATCCAGGATTACCGAGTTAGAACAAAACACAGTAGGATTTAATACTAAGACAGAATTCTTAAATGGTTCTCAAAAATGGGTCCTTTCTTTATTAGGCATCTCGCTATTGACCAATTTACTATTATCGGTTCTATCATTTAGAAAGAGATAG
- the lep gene encoding LipL41-expression chaperone Lep gives MTLKSKKVKLSFGFEKSGRITSAFLLCSVFFLSDCKRTKPNLEECSDAQIHISKLIANDETMEKGVQALMLRSVLKPETSEAIIRSCVENKSLLQVQCELSKEKFVDLQDCKQLAPKRAESEG, from the coding sequence ATGACACTGAAAAGTAAGAAAGTAAAACTTTCTTTCGGTTTCGAGAAAAGCGGGCGGATAACGTCCGCTTTTCTTTTATGTAGCGTATTCTTCTTGTCCGATTGCAAAAGAACGAAACCGAATTTGGAAGAATGTTCGGATGCTCAGATCCATATATCCAAACTGATCGCGAACGACGAAACAATGGAAAAAGGTGTACAAGCATTGATGTTAAGATCCGTGCTAAAACCGGAGACCAGCGAAGCGATCATTAGAAGTTGTGTGGAAAACAAAAGTTTACTCCAAGTGCAATGCGAACTCTCTAAGGAAAAGTTTGTAGATCTACAGGATTGTAAACAACTGGCTCCTAAAAGAGCGGAGAGTGAAGGTTAG
- a CDS encoding lipoprotein LipL41: MKKISALLLTGALAFSVSNCGEKVEVEYPVFPKSKEGRQLQKFLGSIRNVGLAVEKPQKSLWETVFGAGSSFIDQMPSKVFEAFDKETYYKLIDLSKRADSINEASLTLTGITKSRVKLGNQLGAEAILHIGYQKPYTECGSEMMVDYGAAALKVGGALASIATGKQVDTGNQPISKQTGIRYMLIPLDATLIKVETGEVKKAVVSNPAKVDAGVGNLDCPSVLDSFGKALDEAALYIKDRLSPKVKTEKIEVFTKDEDPEVASYLEDGYHEITGETPSFKKAKENWDKADKKAGGKSWGAKANLGTYYFQAGDFEKAIKYYEDAMKLSGADKNYVRELRKRVEAAAAVDDTEK, translated from the coding sequence ATGAAAAAAATTTCTGCTCTGCTCCTCACAGGAGCATTGGCATTTTCGGTTTCCAACTGCGGCGAAAAAGTGGAAGTCGAATACCCTGTTTTTCCTAAATCAAAAGAGGGACGCCAGCTTCAAAAATTCCTCGGCTCTATCCGCAACGTAGGTTTAGCAGTCGAAAAACCCCAAAAAAGTCTTTGGGAAACCGTTTTCGGAGCAGGTTCCAGCTTTATCGATCAAATGCCTTCTAAAGTTTTCGAAGCTTTCGACAAGGAAACTTACTACAAACTGATCGACCTGAGTAAAAGAGCTGACTCTATCAACGAAGCATCTTTAACTCTTACAGGAATTACCAAAAGTCGTGTTAAACTCGGAAACCAATTAGGTGCCGAGGCGATTCTTCATATCGGTTATCAAAAACCATATACCGAGTGCGGAAGCGAGATGATGGTGGATTACGGCGCAGCTGCGTTGAAAGTTGGTGGAGCGCTTGCTTCTATCGCAACTGGAAAACAAGTTGATACCGGAAACCAACCGATCAGCAAACAAACCGGTATCCGTTATATGCTCATTCCTTTGGACGCTACTTTGATCAAAGTAGAAACTGGAGAAGTTAAAAAGGCTGTAGTTTCCAATCCTGCAAAAGTAGACGCAGGAGTAGGTAACTTGGATTGCCCTTCCGTTCTCGACTCTTTCGGAAAAGCTTTAGACGAAGCTGCTCTTTACATCAAAGACAGACTTTCTCCAAAAGTTAAAACTGAGAAGATCGAAGTATTCACTAAAGACGAAGATCCAGAAGTGGCATCTTATCTGGAAGACGGATACCATGAGATCACCGGAGAAACTCCTAGCTTCAAAAAAGCGAAAGAGAACTGGGATAAGGCCGATAAAAAAGCCGGCGGAAAGTCTTGGGGAGCGAAAGCAAACCTCGGAACTTATTACTTCCAGGCCGGAGACTTTGAAAAGGCTATCAAATACTACGAAGATGCGATGAAACTCAGCGGAGCTGACAAGAACTACGTGAGAGAACTTCGTAAACGTGTAGAAGCGGCAGCTGCCGTTGATGACACTGAAAAGTAA
- the nadA gene encoding quinolinate synthase NadA, translating to MKTIEEIRKSLESTYMEHEIEEKLPLIQEINRLKKEKNAVLLGHNYMTPDVFHGVSDILGDSLYLSKAAAETDADIILFNGVHFMAETAKLMSPDKKVLIADLKAGCSLAESITREDVKKLKSQYPGVPVVTYVNCTAEVKAETDICCTSANAVQIVNSLDSDTVIFLPDEYLAGNVQKQTDKKIISFPGRCMVHEMYTAEDILSVRRQWPGVTVISHPECNTDVVEVSDFAGSTSQMSKFIRDSGAKDVFLVTECSMGDNLRSEFPDRQFVSSCRTCPHMKRITLEKIKDALLYEQFEIKLDPEIVEKGRMAVQRMLEVSYK from the coding sequence ATGAAAACCATAGAGGAAATTCGAAAATCCCTGGAATCCACTTACATGGAGCATGAGATAGAGGAAAAACTCCCTTTGATCCAGGAGATCAACCGTCTCAAAAAAGAAAAAAACGCAGTACTTTTAGGACATAATTATATGACTCCGGACGTTTTTCACGGAGTTTCGGACATCCTGGGGGATTCCCTTTATCTGAGTAAAGCAGCGGCCGAAACAGATGCGGACATTATTCTTTTTAATGGAGTCCATTTTATGGCGGAGACTGCCAAACTTATGTCTCCCGATAAGAAGGTACTCATTGCAGATCTAAAAGCGGGTTGTTCTCTTGCGGAAAGTATCACTCGAGAAGATGTCAAAAAACTTAAAAGCCAATATCCGGGAGTTCCGGTGGTCACCTATGTAAACTGCACTGCAGAAGTGAAGGCGGAGACCGATATTTGCTGCACTTCCGCAAACGCCGTCCAGATCGTAAATTCTTTGGATTCCGATACGGTGATCTTTCTACCCGACGAATATCTGGCGGGGAATGTGCAAAAACAAACCGACAAAAAGATCATTTCCTTTCCTGGGCGCTGCATGGTGCACGAAATGTACACGGCGGAGGATATACTCTCCGTCCGAAGACAATGGCCAGGTGTAACAGTCATTTCCCACCCGGAATGTAACACAGACGTGGTAGAAGTTTCCGATTTCGCAGGATCCACTTCTCAGATGTCCAAATTTATCCGTGATTCAGGAGCTAAGGATGTGTTCTTAGTTACGGAATGTTCCATGGGTGACAATCTTAGATCCGAGTTCCCCGACAGACAATTCGTTTCCTCTTGCAGGACCTGTCCTCATATGAAACGAATTACATTAGAAAAAATTAAAGATGCACTTTTGTACGAACAATTCGAGATCAAGTTGGATCCTGAAATCGTGGAAAAAGGAAGAATGGCTGTCCAAAGAATGCTGGAAGTGAGTTACAAATAG
- the ispF gene encoding 2-C-methyl-D-erythritol 2,4-cyclodiphosphate synthase, whose product MYRIGQGLDFHRLETNEARPLILGGAVIDSEYALIGHSDADIVIHALADAILGAMGLGDIGQYFPDTDPSLKNMDSKLILEKTLDLAKERSFSLVNIDCTLIGERPKISPHRIKIQSSLSNLLGLPEDCISVKATTTEKMGALGRTEGLGASCVVLLRKN is encoded by the coding sequence ATGTACAGGATCGGACAAGGATTAGATTTCCACAGGTTAGAAACAAACGAGGCTCGCCCGCTAATCCTGGGTGGAGCAGTGATCGATTCGGAATATGCACTCATCGGTCACTCGGATGCGGATATCGTAATACATGCCTTAGCGGACGCGATTTTAGGAGCCATGGGACTGGGAGATATTGGACAATATTTTCCGGATACGGATCCTTCTCTCAAAAATATGGATTCCAAACTGATCTTAGAAAAAACGTTGGATTTGGCAAAAGAGAGAAGTTTCAGTTTGGTCAATATCGACTGCACTTTGATCGGAGAAAGGCCTAAAATTTCTCCTCATAGAATTAAGATCCAATCCTCACTTTCCAATTTGTTGGGACTTCCGGAGGATTGTATTTCCGTTAAAGCGACTACTACAGAAAAAATGGGAGCCTTAGGCAGAACCGAAGGATTGGGCGCAAGTTGCGTGGTACTTTTGCGGAAAAATTAA
- a CDS encoding GNAT family N-acetyltransferase has product MGPGKKNDLPQGWRIVQPEDLQTLIQMEKTVFGKSSWSNYSIQSHIESHPAWIKEEVGYVFYMDLNDFSELLRIGILPGKRKKGEAKNILHTLCNLFPKVILEVSNSNYSAISLYSKLGFLESGRRKSYYGPGEDAILMEKVR; this is encoded by the coding sequence TTGGGTCCTGGAAAAAAGAACGATCTTCCCCAAGGTTGGAGAATCGTACAGCCCGAAGATTTGCAAACTTTGATCCAGATGGAAAAAACAGTATTTGGAAAATCCTCCTGGTCCAATTATTCCATCCAGAGCCATATTGAAAGCCATCCGGCTTGGATCAAAGAGGAAGTCGGCTACGTTTTTTATATGGACCTAAACGATTTTTCGGAGTTATTACGGATCGGTATTCTTCCGGGAAAACGTAAAAAAGGAGAAGCGAAAAATATTCTGCATACTCTTTGTAATTTGTTCCCGAAGGTTATTTTAGAAGTTTCTAATTCGAACTATTCCGCTATTTCTTTATATTCTAAATTAGGGTTTTTGGAATCCGGGCGAAGGAAATCTTATTACGGACCGGGTGAGGACGCGATCTTAATGGAGAAGGTCCGCTAA
- a CDS encoding tetratricopeptide repeat protein, which produces MRTTFLLILLFVFLISDCKNLSKFSGKNTKPPTVEDLEAWKRRLNMDESEIIELEKKIREMAAKTRSAGALSWKIAQGYMKIGDYDLASKYYNKAIQEEGSGKTEVIGADVHFFESSLPYFDKALLLMPVDQQLLFETALSYANASKDRGWEPKRRQIAIEIFQSLSRQDTRDSRFPYQLALIFFDSSMADSSWEGINAGFQDQEKAFTLLDSILKKEPRNVPVLFAKGNFLYRSGKAQEAKEIYLHLKNTIEGLKKDGFIKEDLLENESYKNVINNLKKMESSEN; this is translated from the coding sequence ATGAGGACCACTTTCCTTCTCATTCTTCTTTTTGTATTTCTGATTTCCGATTGTAAGAACCTAAGTAAATTTTCCGGTAAGAATACAAAACCTCCCACGGTAGAGGATCTGGAAGCGTGGAAACGCCGTCTGAATATGGACGAATCCGAGATCATCGAGTTAGAAAAGAAGATCCGGGAAATGGCGGCTAAGACCAGATCCGCAGGCGCACTCAGTTGGAAGATCGCGCAAGGATATATGAAGATCGGGGATTACGATCTAGCATCCAAATATTATAATAAAGCAATCCAAGAAGAAGGTTCCGGAAAAACCGAAGTTATCGGCGCCGATGTTCATTTTTTCGAATCTTCCCTACCGTATTTCGATAAGGCGCTACTTCTTATGCCTGTGGACCAACAGCTTCTTTTTGAAACCGCACTCTCCTATGCAAACGCCTCCAAGGATAGAGGCTGGGAACCTAAAAGAAGGCAAATAGCTATCGAAATTTTCCAATCACTTTCCAGACAGGATACCAGAGATTCCAGATTTCCTTACCAATTGGCTCTGATCTTTTTCGATTCTTCCATGGCGGATTCTTCTTGGGAAGGGATCAATGCGGGTTTCCAAGACCAGGAGAAGGCGTTCACACTTTTGGATTCTATCTTAAAAAAAGAACCTCGCAATGTCCCTGTCTTATTCGCAAAGGGGAATTTTTTATACAGATCCGGCAAGGCGCAAGAAGCAAAAGAGATCTATTTACATTTGAAAAATACGATAGAAGGACTTAAAAAAGACGGTTTTATCAAAGAAGATCTATTAGAGAATGAATCTTATAAAAACGTAATAAACAATCTCAAAAAAATGGAATCTTCCGAGAATTAG
- a CDS encoding DNA-processing protein DprA, giving the protein MDFLSLSSPNLHKILSRSRYLSQSLSESEVLRKMEELLPKDLKEKVRSDSKNYFSSLKKLGAEIVSYFDPEYPPLLKEIYDPPPNLFCFGNTKLLKLSYLAVVGTRKVSPITLHYSKFIPDFVHSIGLEGIVSGLALGVDAAAMFLALDQGMPVMGVMGTGPEKEYPHENRNLYKRMKSSGNALVITECPPGFEVRKYAFPKRNRIITGISPSLLVMEAPSKSGALSSASNAISQDRDVYIFDHPLQTQNQGGKKLLSEGASSVCFDNYQSEGEYIFHLEEILPSNFKEVPGMLARLGKNKLNGNWIDLGNGFIRSVQ; this is encoded by the coding sequence ATGGATTTTCTTTCTCTTTCTTCTCCGAATCTTCATAAGATCTTAAGTAGGTCCAGGTATTTATCCCAGAGTCTCTCCGAGTCGGAGGTTCTCCGGAAAATGGAAGAATTACTGCCCAAAGATCTAAAGGAAAAAGTAAGATCCGATTCTAAAAATTATTTCTCTTCCTTAAAAAAATTAGGAGCGGAAATCGTTTCTTATTTTGACCCGGAATATCCCCCTCTCCTAAAGGAAATCTACGATCCTCCTCCGAATTTATTCTGTTTCGGCAATACAAAACTGTTAAAACTTTCCTATTTGGCGGTTGTAGGAACAAGAAAGGTTTCCCCAATCACATTACATTATTCTAAATTTATTCCTGATTTTGTACATTCAATCGGACTGGAAGGTATCGTTTCCGGTTTGGCATTAGGAGTGGACGCAGCCGCAATGTTTTTAGCCTTAGACCAAGGAATGCCCGTAATGGGAGTAATGGGAACCGGTCCGGAAAAGGAATATCCTCACGAAAATAGGAATTTGTATAAAAGAATGAAATCTTCCGGCAATGCTTTGGTGATCACCGAATGTCCTCCCGGTTTCGAAGTTAGAAAGTATGCATTCCCGAAAAGAAATAGGATCATCACAGGGATCTCCCCTTCTCTTTTGGTAATGGAAGCTCCTTCAAAAAGCGGAGCCCTATCTTCCGCATCCAATGCAATTTCTCAGGATCGTGACGTTTACATTTTTGATCATCCTCTACAAACCCAAAACCAAGGAGGGAAAAAATTACTTTCAGAAGGCGCCAGTTCCGTTTGTTTTGATAATTATCAAAGTGAAGGAGAGTATATTTTTCATTTAGAAGAAATTCTTCCTTCTAACTTCAAAGAAGTTCCCGGAATGCTTGCTCGATTGGGAAAAAACAAATTGAATGGTAATTGGATCGATCTAGGAAACGGTTTTATTCGATCCGTTCAATAA
- a CDS encoding HTTM domain-containing protein: MSLWNRYKSELFEQSPAWSLGFFRFGFGILLFFISARYLHYGWVQKYFIEPGFHFKHFGFSWVGVAPGPILYFIFIILCISSAFISLGVLYRTSIFVYWLGFSYFNLLDVSTYLNHYYLVFLLLFLLFWIPADRCFSISHFLEAYRNGRWSIPRVPNWSLWILRFQIACVYFFGGLAKLVPDWLFSAQPLRIWLVRNTDFPVIGGFFSYPIAGYVFSYAGLFFDLFVPFCLLKKNLRPWAYSFVLIFHILTWRLFPIGMFPWIMIFSALLFFPPDWPIKVRGFFKKRGIFPYGELRNLFKTVWNKLPVTFRFLSAKILLILLGALEKPNIWGKRMETKLADFTSRFSSKFGTWTVSLYVLIQVFFPLRHFLYPGNHLWTEQGFRFAWHIMLIQKNGFASFQLVNLRTGEIQYVLPESYLNEVQKTMMSTQPDLILQFAHFLGEKEKKRTGDEIAVFAEVRVSLNGKKSLPFIDPNRDLMKVKDDFSHKDWILPDVR, from the coding sequence TTGTCTCTTTGGAATCGATACAAGTCCGAACTGTTCGAACAATCCCCCGCATGGTCCTTGGGATTTTTCAGATTCGGGTTCGGCATTCTATTATTTTTTATCTCGGCCCGTTATCTTCATTACGGTTGGGTGCAAAAATACTTTATAGAACCCGGTTTTCATTTCAAACATTTCGGATTTTCCTGGGTGGGAGTCGCTCCCGGGCCCATATTATATTTTATTTTTATAATATTATGTATTTCTTCCGCGTTTATTTCCCTGGGAGTATTGTATAGGACCTCGATTTTCGTTTATTGGTTGGGATTTTCCTATTTTAATCTTCTGGATGTTTCCACCTATCTGAACCATTATTATCTGGTCTTTTTATTACTATTCCTTTTGTTTTGGATCCCGGCGGATCGTTGTTTTTCAATATCTCATTTTTTAGAAGCGTATCGCAACGGCAGATGGAGTATTCCCAGGGTCCCGAATTGGTCTTTATGGATCTTAAGATTCCAAATAGCTTGTGTTTATTTTTTCGGAGGTTTAGCGAAGTTAGTTCCGGATTGGTTGTTCTCCGCGCAACCTCTCAGGATTTGGTTGGTACGAAACACGGACTTCCCGGTGATCGGAGGTTTTTTTTCTTATCCGATCGCGGGTTATGTTTTCAGTTACGCTGGATTATTTTTCGATCTGTTCGTTCCATTCTGTCTTCTAAAAAAAAATCTAAGGCCCTGGGCCTATAGTTTTGTCCTGATCTTTCATATTCTCACATGGAGACTTTTTCCAATCGGGATGTTCCCTTGGATCATGATCTTCTCCGCTTTGCTCTTTTTTCCTCCGGATTGGCCGATTAAAGTCAGAGGTTTTTTTAAAAAAAGAGGGATTTTTCCCTACGGTGAATTAAGGAACTTATTCAAAACCGTTTGGAATAAACTTCCCGTCACCTTTCGGTTCCTTTCCGCAAAAATTTTACTTATCCTTTTAGGTGCTTTAGAAAAACCGAATATATGGGGAAAACGTATGGAGACCAAGCTCGCTGACTTTACCTCCCGTTTTTCCTCTAAATTCGGAACTTGGACCGTTTCCCTGTATGTTTTGATCCAGGTGTTTTTTCCTCTCAGACATTTTTTATATCCGGGAAACCATCTTTGGACGGAGCAGGGTTTTAGATTCGCATGGCATATTATGTTGATCCAAAAGAATGGATTCGCTAGTTTCCAATTGGTCAATTTACGGACTGGAGAGATCCAATACGTTTTACCCGAGTCTTATTTGAACGAAGTCCAGAAAACGATGATGAGCACCCAACCGGATCTGATCCTGCAATTCGCTCATTTTTTGGGAGAAAAGGAAAAAAAAAGGACGGGGGACGAGATTGCGGTTTTTGCCGAGGTGAGAGTTTCCTTAAACGGTAAAAAAAGCCTTCCATTCATAGATCCGAATCGCGATTTAATGAAGGTAAAGGACGATTTTTCGCATAAGGACTGGATCCTTCCGGACGTTAGGTGA